The Streptomyces phaeolivaceus genome has a window encoding:
- a CDS encoding FUSC family protein, translating to MRDVRGVGALIDARVRKWRQDPVIVQSVRSAAAATVAYVVALRLSLEAAPLTAPLTALLVVQVTLYSTITTGIRRVNAVVAGVVIAIGFSVLVGLTWWSLAMIILASLAVGHLVRVSEFVPEVAISAMLVLGVTRVGDTAWDRVLETLIGAVVGLAFNLLLAPPVWVEAAGESIEDLARRMRRLMIRVGEEAAGRTPAEAAAARLHEARKLDFDIVEVDAALQQAEDSLKLNPRVREGLLHRVVLRTGLDTLDICTVVLRVLARTLTDLARVREPSPLFSARVGAAVEQLLAEIGDAVVSFAVLVTTDVSRSAESAEARLTAELSTAVATRDKLARLLLEDIQADPSQWQLHGAVLTEVNRMLDELDTEHRSQRLLEELDRCTREQRERSPRLTRLRDRVRVARPRRRNRSGLVGRAE from the coding sequence ATGCGAGACGTACGTGGTGTGGGTGCCCTGATCGACGCACGGGTCCGGAAGTGGCGGCAGGATCCGGTGATCGTGCAGTCGGTGCGATCGGCCGCCGCGGCCACCGTGGCCTATGTGGTGGCGTTGCGGCTCAGCTTGGAGGCGGCACCCCTGACGGCACCGCTGACCGCGCTCCTCGTCGTACAGGTGACCCTCTACTCCACGATCACCACGGGTATCCGCCGGGTGAACGCGGTGGTCGCCGGTGTCGTCATCGCCATCGGCTTCAGCGTCCTGGTGGGCCTCACCTGGTGGAGCCTCGCGATGATCATCCTGGCCTCGCTCGCGGTGGGGCATCTGGTGCGGGTGAGCGAGTTCGTGCCCGAGGTGGCGATCAGCGCGATGCTGGTGCTCGGGGTGACCAGGGTCGGCGACACGGCGTGGGACCGGGTCCTGGAGACGCTGATCGGCGCGGTCGTCGGGCTCGCCTTCAATCTGCTGCTCGCTCCCCCGGTGTGGGTCGAGGCGGCCGGTGAGTCCATCGAGGACCTGGCCCGGCGGATGCGGCGGCTGATGATCCGTGTCGGCGAGGAGGCCGCGGGCCGCACTCCGGCGGAGGCCGCGGCGGCCCGGCTGCACGAGGCCCGCAAGCTCGACTTCGACATCGTCGAGGTGGACGCCGCCCTCCAGCAGGCCGAGGACAGCCTGAAGCTCAATCCGCGGGTACGGGAGGGGCTGCTGCACCGGGTCGTGCTGCGCACCGGGCTGGACACGCTGGATATCTGCACGGTGGTCCTGCGGGTGCTGGCCCGTACCCTCACCGATCTCGCCAGGGTACGGGAGCCGAGTCCGCTGTTCTCGGCGCGGGTGGGGGCGGCCGTCGAGCAGTTGCTCGCCGAGATCGGTGACGCCGTCGTCAGCTTCGCCGTGCTGGTCACCACCGATGTCAGCCGCAGCGCGGAGTCCGCGGAGGCCCGGCTCACCGCCGAGCTGTCGACGGCCGTCGCGACCCGCGACAAGCTGGCCCGGCTGCTCCTGGAGGACATCCAGGCCGACCCCAGCCAGTGGCAGCTGCACGGTGCCGTGCTGACGGAGGTCAACCGCATGCTCGACGAGCTGGACACCGAGCACCGCTCCCAGCGGCTCCTGGAGGAGCTCGACCGCTGCACCCGGGAACAGCGCGAGCGCTCCCCCCGGCTCACCCGCCTCCGCGACCGCGTGCGCGTCGCACGCCCCCGCCGGCGGAACCGGTCCGGCCTGGTCGGACGTGCCGAGTGA
- a CDS encoding PIG-L deacetylase family protein, producing MTDPRKDQPDQLKPLPDDWTRALAVVAHPDDLEYGCSAAVAAWTDAGREVAYVLATRGEAGIDTLEPARCGPLREREQRASAAVVGVSVVEFLDHADGVIEYGTALRRDIAAAIRRHRPELVVTLNHRDTWGGVAWNTPDHVAVGRATLDAAGDAGNRWIFPELVEQGLEPWDGVRWVAVAGSSSPTHAVDATPGLDRAVASLLEHRTYLEVLTEEDPETYARDFLTGFARTTGERFGGRPAVAFEVFPR from the coding sequence ATGACCGACCCGCGGAAGGACCAGCCGGATCAGCTGAAGCCCCTGCCCGACGACTGGACACGCGCCCTCGCCGTCGTGGCCCACCCGGACGACCTCGAATACGGCTGCTCGGCGGCGGTCGCCGCCTGGACCGACGCCGGCCGTGAGGTCGCGTACGTCCTGGCCACCCGCGGCGAGGCCGGCATCGACACCCTGGAGCCCGCGCGCTGCGGCCCGCTGCGCGAGCGGGAGCAGCGGGCGAGCGCGGCCGTCGTGGGGGTGTCGGTGGTCGAGTTCCTCGACCACGCGGACGGCGTCATCGAGTACGGGACCGCCCTGCGCCGGGACATCGCGGCGGCCATCCGCCGGCACCGCCCCGAGCTGGTCGTCACCCTCAACCACCGCGACACCTGGGGCGGGGTCGCCTGGAACACCCCCGACCATGTGGCGGTGGGCCGAGCCACCCTGGACGCCGCCGGGGACGCCGGGAACCGCTGGATCTTCCCCGAACTCGTCGAACAGGGCCTGGAACCCTGGGACGGCGTCCGCTGGGTCGCCGTCGCCGGTTCGTCCAGCCCCACCCACGCCGTCGACGCGACGCCCGGCCTGGACCGCGCGGTCGCCTCCCTCCTGGAACACCGCACCTATCTGGAGGTGCTCACCGAGGAGGACCCCGAGACGTACGCCCGCGACTTCCTCACCGGCTTCGCCCGGACCACGGGGGAGCGGTTCGGCGGCAGACCGGCCGTCGCCTTCGAGGTGTTCCCCCGGTGA
- a CDS encoding lactonase family protein has product MTSEAAADRGGWSRRHVLGLLAGAAVPAGLAGCAGSDGTVGPAASSPARNAPTAPSVGAEAEAGATTASPSPTRTGPQPLYIGTYTSAEGGGTGIGVATYDARSGRVAGKGTITGVADPSYLAVHPDGRTLYAVNERTDGGVTAVRLSDREVLGTRSSGGEAPCQLSVHPGGRWLLSANYGSGSVAVHPIEDSGALGERTDLVVHDSPAPGPGQDGPHAHQVVTSPDGGHVLAVDLGTDTVYSYRLDESRGTLSEVSRARTRSGAGPRHLTFHPGGRYAYLANEVDNTVVVCAYDPGSGRLTPGDPRSTGTGAGSNYPAQLVVTPDGSYAYLANRGHDSLTRYAVEADGARLKLLDTVPVGGDFPRQIALSPDGGLLFAALQRSSAVSVFRVEAESGELRRAGAPFASPVAVCALPL; this is encoded by the coding sequence ATGACGAGTGAGGCGGCGGCGGACCGAGGCGGCTGGAGCAGGCGCCATGTCCTGGGCCTGCTGGCGGGAGCGGCCGTACCGGCCGGTCTGGCCGGTTGCGCGGGCTCCGACGGGACGGTCGGGCCCGCCGCCTCCTCCCCCGCGCGGAACGCCCCGACGGCCCCTTCGGTGGGGGCGGAGGCCGAGGCCGGGGCGACGACCGCCTCCCCCTCCCCGACCCGCACCGGCCCCCAGCCGCTCTACATCGGCACGTACACCTCGGCCGAGGGCGGCGGCACCGGCATCGGTGTGGCGACGTACGACGCGAGGAGCGGCCGTGTCGCGGGGAAGGGCACGATCACCGGGGTCGCCGATCCGTCGTATCTCGCCGTGCACCCGGACGGGCGGACGCTGTACGCCGTGAACGAGCGCACGGACGGCGGGGTGACCGCCGTCCGGCTGTCCGACCGCGAGGTGCTCGGCACCCGGAGCAGCGGTGGCGAGGCGCCCTGTCAGCTGTCGGTGCATCCGGGCGGGCGGTGGCTGCTGAGCGCGAACTACGGCTCGGGCAGTGTCGCCGTGCACCCGATCGAGGACTCGGGGGCGCTGGGCGAGCGCACGGATCTGGTCGTGCACGACAGTCCGGCGCCGGGCCCGGGTCAGGACGGGCCGCACGCGCACCAGGTCGTCACGAGCCCCGACGGCGGTCATGTCCTCGCCGTCGATCTGGGCACCGACACGGTGTACTCCTACCGCCTGGACGAGTCCAGGGGCACGCTGTCGGAGGTCTCGCGGGCGCGCACCCGGTCCGGTGCGGGGCCGCGGCACCTCACCTTCCATCCGGGCGGGCGGTACGCCTATCTCGCCAACGAGGTCGACAACACGGTGGTCGTCTGTGCCTACGACCCCGGCAGCGGGCGGCTCACCCCGGGCGACCCGCGGTCCACGGGCACGGGGGCGGGCAGTAACTACCCGGCGCAGCTGGTCGTGACGCCGGACGGCTCGTACGCGTATCTCGCCAACCGGGGGCACGACAGCCTGACGCGTTACGCCGTCGAGGCGGACGGCGCCCGGCTGAAGCTGCTCGACACGGTGCCGGTCGGCGGGGACTTCCCGCGGCAGATCGCCCTGTCGCCGGACGGCGGTCTGCTGTTCGCGGCGCTGCAGCGGTCGAGCGCGGTCAGTGTCTTCCGGGTCGAGGCCGAAAGCGGTGAACTGCGGCGCGCGGGCGCGCCGTTCGCGTCACCCGTCGCCGTCTGTGCGCTGCCGCTGTAG
- a CDS encoding M15 family metallopeptidase — protein MTEIILMSDPRVAAVPVHDTDEPLVDVRDARPAGALLVDGRKADATGAYAHLRAGVLDRLVKAQSLLPDGLRLLFVEGYRPPSLQRRYFEEYAAEQRAPHPDWSADRIRAAASRHVSPPEIAPHSAGAAVDLTAVDSEGRELDFGTRVNASPEESAGACYTGADGISAEARAHRETLGAALTAAGLVNYPTEWWHWSYGDRYWALTTGAPAALYGPRELGA, from the coding sequence ATGACCGAGATCATCCTGATGTCCGACCCGAGGGTGGCGGCGGTACCCGTCCACGACACCGACGAGCCCCTCGTCGACGTACGCGACGCACGCCCGGCCGGTGCCCTGCTGGTCGACGGGCGCAAGGCCGACGCCACGGGCGCCTACGCCCATCTCCGCGCGGGCGTGCTGGACCGGCTGGTCAAGGCCCAGTCACTGCTGCCGGACGGGCTGCGACTGCTGTTCGTCGAGGGCTACCGGCCGCCGTCACTGCAGCGCCGGTACTTCGAGGAGTACGCGGCCGAGCAGCGCGCCCCGCACCCCGACTGGTCCGCCGACCGGATCCGCGCGGCGGCCAGCCGCCATGTCTCCCCGCCCGAGATAGCCCCGCACTCCGCGGGCGCGGCCGTGGACCTGACCGCGGTGGACTCCGAGGGTCGTGAACTCGACTTCGGTACGCGGGTCAACGCCAGCCCCGAGGAGAGCGCCGGCGCCTGCTACACGGGCGCGGACGGCATCTCCGCCGAGGCCCGCGCCCACCGGGAGACGCTCGGTGCCGCCCTCACCGCGGCCGGCCTGGTCAACTACCCCACCGAGTGGTGGCACTGGTCGTACGGAGACCGCTACTGGGCCCTGACGACGGGCGCGCCGGCGGCGCTGTACGGCCCGCGCGAACTCGGCGCCTGA
- a CDS encoding PAS domain S-box protein, producing the protein MDLRQGDAVVWRNRAMALFDRLPMPVAVCDVYGSVVLANPAMATEWGTAPGSLRGRDVLELFRPQEATRVERIAQALRLRHRSRYPVSVRWDAADGAHRVGELTADPISDGPVERDQDVVVAGGRDVVLAVGVDRADAPRGTGPGRRGGCLRLRRNHPGDYCPRSGVRWGGGTGTAQGCETYVVWVP; encoded by the coding sequence ATGGATCTGCGGCAGGGAGACGCCGTCGTGTGGCGGAATCGGGCCATGGCCCTCTTCGACCGTCTTCCGATGCCGGTGGCCGTCTGCGATGTGTACGGCTCCGTCGTGCTGGCGAACCCCGCGATGGCCACCGAGTGGGGTACGGCTCCGGGGAGCTTGCGCGGCCGGGACGTGCTGGAGCTGTTCCGGCCTCAGGAGGCGACACGGGTCGAGCGCATCGCGCAGGCCCTGCGGCTGCGGCACCGCTCGCGCTATCCGGTGTCGGTGCGCTGGGACGCGGCCGACGGGGCGCACCGCGTCGGGGAGCTGACCGCCGACCCGATCAGCGACGGCCCCGTGGAGAGGGATCAGGATGTCGTGGTCGCGGGCGGGCGCGATGTCGTACTCGCGGTCGGGGTAGACCGTGCCGATGCCCCGCGTGGGACGGGCCCGGGTCGGCGAGGGGGCTGCCTCCGCCTCCGGCGGAATCACCCAGGTGACTACTGTCCTCGCTCAGGAGTTCGGTGGGGCGGTGGAACGGGAACAGCGCAAGGATGCGAGACGTACGTGGTGTGGGTGCCCTGA
- a CDS encoding DUF2470 domain-containing protein, which produces MGDRHTWTAAPAAAERARSVLAAAWSCAVTAEGGREEFVGAHSVTEDGRVILCVPEDSTLVAAAICAPRGEPSAVLEFADVAPVPVRNRIRARLWIAGWFAPKDGDLEFKATRIVLREPSGAVVVDLDEFAAAAPDPLATAESRLLTHLADAHPDAVERLTRLVPHDSLHGAVRVQPLAVDRHGLTLRIERARGNGDVRLTFHKPADDMAQLTERMHILLSQASAASCPRTLQRQRTDGDG; this is translated from the coding sequence ATGGGTGACCGTCACACCTGGACGGCCGCGCCCGCCGCGGCGGAGCGTGCCCGCTCCGTGCTCGCGGCGGCGTGGTCCTGCGCGGTGACCGCCGAGGGCGGGCGCGAGGAGTTCGTCGGCGCGCACAGCGTCACGGAGGACGGCCGGGTGATCCTGTGCGTCCCCGAGGACAGTACGCTCGTCGCCGCCGCGATCTGCGCGCCCCGCGGCGAGCCCTCCGCGGTACTGGAGTTCGCCGACGTGGCGCCGGTCCCCGTGCGCAACCGTATCCGGGCCCGGCTGTGGATCGCCGGCTGGTTCGCGCCCAAGGACGGCGACCTGGAGTTCAAGGCCACCCGCATCGTGCTGCGCGAGCCGTCCGGCGCGGTCGTGGTCGACCTCGACGAGTTCGCCGCCGCCGCACCGGACCCCCTGGCCACGGCCGAGTCCCGGCTGCTGACCCATCTCGCCGACGCGCACCCCGACGCCGTCGAGCGCCTCACCCGGCTCGTCCCGCACGACAGCCTGCACGGCGCCGTCCGCGTCCAGCCGCTCGCCGTCGACCGGCACGGCCTGACCCTGCGCATCGAGCGGGCCCGCGGCAACGGCGACGTACGGCTGACGTTCCACAAGCCCGCCGACGACATGGCGCAGCTCACCGAGCGGATGCACATCCTGCTCTCCCAGGCGAGCGCCGCGTCCTGCCCGCGGACCCTACAGCGGCAGCGCACAGACGGCGACGGGTGA
- a CDS encoding TetR/AcrR family transcriptional regulator, which translates to MAARQGERPRRRLSTGERREQLLAVGARLFSESPYDDVWIEQVAEIAGVSRGLLYHYFPNKRVFFAAVVERESERMLRIMTPAPGRSARERLANGLDAFLAYVEEHAHGFRAFHRADATGDQAVRKVYQRALAAQEARILAALASDAEFAAALEARPETRLAVRGWLSFTTAVCLEWLRGAEFSREQVRELCARALFGVLAP; encoded by the coding sequence ATGGCAGCCAGGCAGGGAGAGCGCCCGCGTCGTCGGCTCAGCACCGGGGAACGCCGCGAACAGCTCCTCGCGGTGGGCGCCCGGCTCTTCTCCGAGAGCCCCTACGACGATGTGTGGATCGAGCAGGTGGCCGAGATCGCCGGTGTCTCCCGGGGGCTGCTCTACCACTACTTCCCGAACAAGCGGGTCTTCTTCGCCGCCGTCGTCGAGCGCGAGAGCGAGCGGATGCTGCGGATCATGACCCCCGCGCCGGGCCGGTCGGCGCGCGAGCGGCTGGCCAACGGCCTCGACGCCTTCCTCGCGTACGTCGAGGAACACGCCCACGGCTTCCGGGCGTTCCATCGCGCCGACGCCACCGGCGACCAGGCCGTGCGCAAGGTCTACCAGCGCGCGCTGGCCGCGCAGGAGGCGCGGATCCTGGCGGCCCTGGCCTCGGACGCGGAGTTCGCGGCGGCGCTGGAGGCGCGGCCCGAGACGCGGCTCGCGGTGCGTGGCTGGCTGTCGTTCACGACGGCCGTCTGCCTGGAGTGGCTGCGGGGTGCGGAGTTCTCCCGGGAACAGGTGCGGGAGCTGTGCGCGCGGGCGCTGTTCGGAGTGCTCGCGCCCTGA
- a CDS encoding pentapeptide repeat-containing protein encodes MEQTSGEPLTLRDLRDLRADCGDCFGLCCVALPFARSADFAVDKPAGKACGNLRDDFGCGIHTRLRDAGFNGCTVYDCFGAGQQVSQVTFGGENWRTGGPEHARRMFDVFPVVRQLHELLWYLTESLTLPAARPVHADLRRTRDETKELTMKSARELGELDVAAYRGRVNELLLKVSDLMRAGAGRGRNHRGADLMGARLKGADLRRASLRGAYLIAADLTGADLRGADLIGADLRDTDLTDADLTGAFFLTQPQLDAARGSAGTRLPASVTRPGHWTT; translated from the coding sequence GTGGAACAAACCTCAGGTGAGCCCCTTACCCTGCGTGACCTGCGTGACCTGCGCGCCGACTGCGGCGACTGCTTCGGTCTGTGCTGTGTCGCCCTGCCCTTCGCCCGCTCGGCGGACTTCGCCGTGGACAAGCCGGCGGGCAAGGCGTGCGGCAACCTCCGGGACGACTTCGGGTGCGGCATCCACACCCGGCTCAGGGACGCGGGCTTCAACGGCTGTACGGTCTACGACTGCTTCGGCGCCGGACAGCAGGTCTCCCAGGTCACCTTCGGCGGCGAGAACTGGCGCACCGGCGGCCCCGAGCACGCCCGGCGGATGTTCGACGTGTTCCCCGTGGTCCGCCAACTCCACGAACTCCTCTGGTACCTGACCGAGTCGCTGACCCTCCCCGCCGCCCGCCCGGTACACGCCGATCTGCGCCGGACACGCGACGAGACCAAGGAGCTGACCATGAAGTCCGCCCGGGAACTGGGGGAGTTGGACGTCGCCGCGTACCGGGGACGCGTCAACGAGCTGTTGCTGAAGGTCAGCGACCTGATGCGAGCGGGCGCGGGCCGCGGACGGAACCACCGGGGCGCCGACCTGATGGGCGCCCGTCTCAAGGGCGCCGACCTCCGCAGGGCGAGCCTCCGCGGCGCCTACCTCATAGCCGCCGACCTGACCGGCGCCGATCTGCGCGGCGCGGACCTGATAGGCGCCGACCTCCGCGACACCGACCTCACCGACGCGGACCTGACCGGCGCCTTCTTCCTGACCCAGCCCCAGCTCGACGCCGCACGCGGCAGCGCCGGCACCCGCCTGCCGGCCTCAGTCACCCGCCCCGGCCACTGGACCACGTGA
- a CDS encoding GNAT family N-acetyltransferase produces MTGAEGPGHGVRLEPWSEDDFCLLRRINSPRMTEHLGGPETEEELTARHHRYLDVAAGQMYRVTLADTGETVGSIGYWEHEWRGETVWETGWGILPEFQGRGLAVRAARAVVEVARESRTHRYAHALPRVANTASNAVCRKAGFTLLGEVSVEYPKGHWSMSNDWRLALARD; encoded by the coding sequence GTGACGGGCGCCGAGGGCCCCGGGCACGGGGTGCGGCTGGAACCCTGGTCCGAGGACGACTTCTGCCTCCTGCGGCGCATCAACAGCCCCCGGATGACCGAGCACTTGGGCGGCCCGGAGACCGAGGAGGAGCTGACCGCACGGCACCACCGCTATCTCGACGTGGCCGCCGGACAGATGTACCGGGTGACGCTGGCCGACACCGGCGAGACCGTCGGCTCGATCGGCTACTGGGAACACGAGTGGCGGGGCGAGACCGTCTGGGAGACCGGATGGGGGATCCTCCCCGAGTTCCAGGGCCGGGGCCTCGCCGTACGGGCCGCACGTGCGGTCGTCGAGGTGGCGCGGGAGTCGCGGACGCACCGCTATGCGCACGCGCTGCCGAGGGTGGCGAACACCGCGTCGAACGCGGTGTGCCGCAAGGCCGGGTTCACCCTGCTCGGCGAGGTCTCCGTGGAGTATCCGAAGGGGCACTGGAGCATGTCGAACGACTGGCGGCTGGCGTTGGCACGGGACTGA
- a CDS encoding cytochrome P450 produces MTATTGATAVKGFRSAELGWPELHRIPHPPYRIPVVGDALGTNVRTPVQESVRLGRRLGPIFRRKAFGKEVVFIGGAGLAAELADEARFAKHVGVGVANLRPVAGDGLFTAYNHEPNWQLAHDVLAPGFSRDAMAGYHPMMLDVAERLMEHWDRAGAAGSAVDVPGDMTKLTLETIARTGFGHDFGSFERTRPHPFVAAMVGTLTYAQRRNIVPDPLLPLLLRGAARRDRADMAFLNETVDAVVRARQASGGGGRGAGGGDGDLLDRMLETAHPESGERLSAENVRRQVITFLVAGHETTSGALSFALHYLARYPDLAARARSEVDRVWGGAVRPDYEQVARLRYVRRVLDEALRLWPTAPAFSREAREDTVLGGVHPMRRGAWALVLTAMLHRDPEVWGADAERFDPDRFDAAAVRARAPHTFKPFGTGARACIGRQFALHEATLVLGLLLRRYELRPDPAYRLRVAERLTLMPDGLRLHVERRAAGVPSRGPVAGAGD; encoded by the coding sequence ATGACGGCGACGACAGGGGCCACGGCTGTCAAGGGATTCCGCAGCGCGGAGCTGGGCTGGCCCGAGCTGCACCGCATCCCGCATCCGCCGTACCGGATACCCGTCGTCGGCGACGCGCTCGGCACCAATGTGCGCACGCCCGTCCAGGAGTCGGTGCGTCTGGGGCGGCGCCTCGGGCCGATCTTCCGGCGGAAGGCGTTCGGCAAGGAGGTCGTGTTCATCGGGGGTGCCGGGCTCGCGGCCGAGCTGGCGGACGAGGCGCGGTTCGCCAAGCATGTGGGCGTCGGGGTCGCCAATCTGCGCCCGGTGGCCGGGGACGGGCTGTTCACGGCGTACAACCACGAGCCCAACTGGCAGCTCGCGCACGACGTCCTGGCCCCCGGCTTCAGCCGGGACGCCATGGCCGGCTACCACCCGATGATGCTCGACGTCGCCGAGCGGCTGATGGAGCACTGGGACCGGGCGGGCGCGGCGGGCAGCGCAGTGGACGTGCCCGGCGACATGACCAAGCTGACGCTGGAGACGATCGCCCGTACCGGCTTCGGCCATGACTTCGGCTCCTTCGAGCGCACCCGGCCGCACCCGTTCGTCGCCGCGATGGTCGGCACCCTGACGTACGCGCAGCGCCGCAACATCGTCCCCGACCCGCTGCTGCCGCTGCTGCTGCGCGGTGCCGCCCGGCGCGACCGGGCGGACATGGCGTTCCTGAACGAGACGGTCGACGCGGTGGTGCGGGCGCGGCAGGCCTCCGGGGGCGGTGGCCGTGGCGCCGGGGGTGGTGACGGTGATCTGCTCGACCGGATGCTGGAGACCGCGCACCCGGAGAGCGGGGAGCGGCTGTCCGCCGAGAACGTGCGGCGGCAGGTCATCACCTTCCTGGTCGCCGGGCACGAGACCACCTCGGGCGCCCTCTCCTTCGCCCTGCACTACCTCGCCCGCTACCCGGACCTGGCCGCCCGTGCCCGCTCCGAGGTGGACCGGGTGTGGGGCGGTGCCGTGCGGCCGGACTACGAGCAGGTGGCCAGGCTGCGGTACGTGCGCCGGGTGCTGGACGAGGCGCTGCGGCTGTGGCCGACCGCGCCGGCCTTCTCCCGGGAGGCCCGGGAGGACACCGTGCTGGGCGGGGTGCATCCGATGCGGCGGGGTGCCTGGGCGCTGGTGCTGACGGCGATGCTGCACCGGGACCCGGAGGTGTGGGGCGCGGACGCGGAGCGGTTCGACCCGGACCGCTTCGACGCGGCGGCCGTACGCGCGCGGGCCCCGCACACGTTCAAGCCGTTCGGCACGGGGGCGCGGGCCTGTATCGGCCGTCAGTTCGCGCTCCACGAGGCCACGTTGGTGCTGGGGCTGCTGCTGCGCCGGTACGAGCTGAGGCCGGATCCGGCGTACCGGCTGCGGGTCGCGGAACGGCTCACCCTGATGCCGGACGGGCTGCGGCTGCACGTGGAGCGGCGGGCGGCCGGGGTGCCGTCACGTGGTCCAGTGGCCGGGGCGGGTGACTGA
- a CDS encoding phosphotransferase family protein, whose protein sequence is MDDEERARRVLAAAGLPPESLAERLPLTGGTYNTVEELRLTDGTRLILKIPPPPTTPGMTHESELLGGEAEFCRGAGTVGVPAPRVAGVALDEGAPTGRHILLSHCPGGGWEGLEPAQEASLRRELGGLVARLHRVTGPGFGYPSGVFGPLTADWRTAFTALYDGVLDDARRFRARLPLPVDEVARTAKLAHDALDEVTVPRLVHFDLWQGNILVERGEPARVGGLIDGERMFWGDPVADFVSLALLGDIRQDTAFLTGYQEAGGEIEFTPSVRRRYALYRSYLYLIMLIEVVPRAMDEGQIAWRRDEVAPLLTEALDELRDLS, encoded by the coding sequence GTGGACGACGAGGAACGGGCCCGGCGTGTCCTGGCGGCGGCGGGGCTGCCGCCCGAGAGCCTCGCCGAGCGGCTGCCGCTCACCGGCGGCACCTACAACACCGTCGAGGAACTGCGCCTCACCGACGGCACCCGGCTGATCCTCAAGATCCCTCCGCCGCCCACCACCCCCGGCATGACCCACGAGAGCGAACTCCTCGGCGGCGAGGCCGAGTTCTGCCGGGGCGCCGGGACCGTCGGCGTCCCCGCGCCTCGGGTGGCCGGAGTCGCCCTCGACGAGGGAGCGCCGACCGGCCGGCACATCCTGCTCAGCCACTGCCCCGGTGGTGGATGGGAGGGCCTGGAGCCCGCCCAGGAGGCCTCGCTGCGGCGGGAGTTGGGCGGTCTGGTGGCCCGGCTCCACCGGGTGACCGGCCCCGGCTTCGGCTACCCGTCCGGTGTGTTCGGGCCGCTCACCGCCGACTGGCGTACGGCCTTCACCGCCCTCTACGACGGAGTGCTCGACGACGCCCGCCGCTTCCGGGCCCGGCTGCCCCTCCCCGTGGACGAGGTGGCCCGCACGGCGAAGCTCGCGCACGACGCCCTCGACGAGGTGACCGTGCCCCGGCTGGTCCACTTCGACCTGTGGCAGGGCAACATCCTCGTGGAGCGCGGGGAGCCGGCGCGGGTCGGCGGCCTGATCGACGGCGAGCGCATGTTCTGGGGCGACCCGGTCGCCGACTTCGTCTCCCTCGCCCTGCTCGGGGACATCCGGCAGGACACCGCGTTTCTGACGGGCTATCAAGAAGCGGGCGGAGAGATCGAGTTCACACCCTCGGTCCGCCGCCGCTACGCCCTCTACCGCAGCTACCTCTACCTGATCATGCTGATCGAGGTGGTGCCCCGGGCGATGGACGAGGGCCAGATCGCGTGGCGGCGGGACGAGGTGGCACCACTGCTGACGGAAGCCCTGGACGAGCTGCGCGACCTCTCCTGA